One part of the Chryseobacterium sp. 7 genome encodes these proteins:
- the rdgB gene encoding RdgB/HAM1 family non-canonical purine NTP pyrophosphatase, translated as MELLVATHNEHKKEEIQQILGSDCVVKSLTDYNIHEEIVEDGDSFHANALIKAKYCFEKTGVPSLGDDSGLVVESLDGRPGIFSARYAGDHDFAKNIEKVLEEMQGIENRTAYFITVLCYYDENGAQYFEGRVHGNLLTENKGFKGFGYDPIFVPAGYDRTFAEMDPADKNKISHRKQALDLFMDFLKVTD; from the coding sequence ATGGAATTATTAGTCGCTACACACAACGAACATAAAAAAGAAGAAATCCAACAGATCCTGGGAAGTGATTGTGTTGTAAAAAGTCTTACCGATTACAACATTCACGAAGAAATTGTGGAAGATGGAGACTCTTTTCATGCTAACGCCTTAATTAAGGCAAAATATTGTTTTGAAAAAACAGGAGTTCCAAGTTTAGGTGATGACAGCGGTCTGGTAGTAGAATCTTTAGACGGAAGACCGGGAATTTTCTCTGCCCGTTATGCCGGAGATCATGATTTTGCAAAAAATATCGAAAAGGTATTGGAAGAAATGCAGGGTATTGAAAACAGAACAGCCTATTTTATAACAGTTCTTTGCTATTATGATGAGAACGGAGCGCAATATTTTGAAGGCAGGGTTCACGGAAATTTATTGACAGAAAATAAAGGTTTCAAAGGGTTCGGATATGATCCTATTTTTGTTCCTGCAGGCTATGACAGAACCTTTGCAGAAATGGATCCGGCAGACAAAAATAAAATCAGCCACCGTAAACAGGCCCTAGACTTATTTATGGATTTTTTAAAAGTGACTGATTAG
- a CDS encoding peptide chain release factor 3, translated as MSDLIKEIQKRKTFGIISHPDAGKTTLTEKLLLFGGAIQEAGAVKSNKIKKGATSDFMEIERQRGISVATSVLAFEYRDHKINILDTPGHKDFAEDTYRTLTAVDSVIVVIDVAKGVEEQTEKLVQVCRMRNIPMLVFINKLDREGKDAFDLLDEVEQKLGLTVCPLSLPIGMGSDFQGIYNIWEDNIQLFLEEKKQKVGDSIKFDDINDTSIDDVIGEKAAKTLREELDLIQSVYPEFNREDYMNGDLQPVFFGSALNNFGVRELLNAFIDIAPMPQPKESETRLVKPEEETFTGFVFKIHANMDPKHRDRLAFVKIVSGTFKRNENYLLVREGKKMKFSSPNAFFADKKEVVEESFPGDIVGLHDTGSFRIGDTLTGGEKLSFKGIPSFSPEHFRYINNNDPLKAKQLAKGIDQLMDEGVAQLFTLEMNNRKIIGTVGALQYEVIQYRLEHEYGAKCTYEPLSMHKACWVEADEKSEEFKEFARLKQRFLARDKYNQLVFLADSSFTIHMTQEKFPNVKLHFISEFKEN; from the coding sequence ATGTCAGACTTAATCAAAGAAATACAAAAAAGAAAGACCTTCGGGATCATTTCCCACCCGGATGCCGGAAAAACAACTCTTACAGAAAAGTTACTTCTTTTCGGGGGTGCTATCCAGGAAGCGGGTGCGGTAAAATCCAATAAAATAAAAAAAGGAGCTACCTCCGACTTTATGGAAATCGAGAGACAGAGAGGAATCTCTGTAGCAACTTCCGTATTGGCTTTTGAATATAGAGACCACAAAATCAATATCCTTGATACTCCGGGTCACAAAGACTTTGCTGAGGATACGTACAGAACTTTAACAGCTGTAGATTCCGTAATTGTAGTAATTGACGTTGCAAAAGGGGTTGAGGAACAGACTGAAAAACTGGTTCAGGTTTGTAGAATGAGAAACATTCCGATGTTGGTTTTCATTAATAAACTGGACCGTGAAGGTAAAGATGCTTTCGATCTTTTGGATGAAGTAGAACAAAAACTGGGATTAACGGTTTGTCCGCTTTCTTTACCAATTGGTATGGGAAGTGACTTCCAGGGAATTTATAACATCTGGGAAGACAATATTCAGCTATTCTTAGAAGAGAAAAAGCAGAAAGTTGGAGATTCTATTAAGTTTGATGATATCAATGATACTTCAATTGATGACGTAATTGGTGAAAAAGCAGCAAAAACTTTAAGAGAGGAACTTGATCTGATTCAATCTGTTTATCCTGAGTTTAATCGTGAAGATTATATGAATGGTGATCTTCAGCCTGTATTCTTCGGTTCTGCTTTAAATAACTTTGGAGTACGAGAATTATTGAATGCTTTCATTGATATAGCTCCAATGCCGCAGCCTAAAGAAAGTGAAACCCGTCTGGTAAAACCTGAAGAAGAAACTTTCACAGGATTCGTTTTCAAAATCCATGCGAATATGGATCCTAAGCACAGAGACAGACTTGCTTTTGTAAAGATTGTTTCCGGAACGTTCAAAAGAAACGAGAACTATTTATTGGTAAGAGAAGGTAAGAAAATGAAATTCTCCTCTCCTAACGCATTCTTTGCAGATAAAAAAGAGGTGGTGGAAGAAAGTTTCCCTGGAGACATCGTAGGTTTACATGATACCGGAAGTTTCAGAATCGGAGATACCTTAACTGGTGGAGAAAAATTAAGCTTTAAAGGTATTCCAAGCTTCTCTCCTGAACATTTCCGTTATATCAACAACAATGATCCTTTAAAAGCGAAACAATTGGCAAAAGGTATTGATCAGTTGATGGATGAAGGAGTTGCCCAGTTATTTACCCTTGAAATGAATAACAGAAAGATCATTGGAACGGTAGGAGCCCTTCAGTATGAAGTTATCCAATACCGTCTTGAACATGAATATGGTGCAAAATGTACTTATGAGCCCCTATCTATGCACAAAGCATGTTGGGTAGAAGCCGATGAAAAATCTGAAGAATTTAAAGAATTCGCGAGATTAAAGCAGAGATTCCTGGCGAGAGATAAATATAATCAGCTGGTATTCCTTGCAGACTCTTCTTTCACGATTCATATGACGCAGGAAAAATTCCCGAATGTGAAATTACACTTTATTAGTGAGTTCAAAGAAAACTAA
- a CDS encoding LuxR C-terminal-related transcriptional regulator has protein sequence MGDSSIYIGYLRVTAISAIGLLLYYIVDFWLKNKSLAKESTYTIQEKADTVIMADIFEAINRGDGSFMPLFMTTDSFFVNKIKELCSKINDTELEVCALIKLGLTTKEIAIATNSTYKAIESIKYRVRKKLNLDSGINLMLFFNEI, from the coding sequence ATGGGAGACAGTAGTATTTACATTGGCTACCTGCGTGTTACAGCCATATCTGCAATAGGCTTACTTCTCTATTACATTGTAGATTTTTGGCTTAAGAACAAATCTTTGGCAAAAGAATCTACCTACACTATACAGGAAAAAGCAGACACTGTAATAATGGCTGATATTTTTGAGGCCATCAACAGAGGGGATGGCTCTTTTATGCCCTTGTTTATGACAACTGATTCTTTTTTTGTGAATAAAATCAAAGAACTGTGTTCTAAAATTAATGATACTGAACTGGAAGTTTGCGCTTTAATAAAGCTGGGGCTTACAACAAAAGAAATTGCCATAGCAACAAATTCTACCTATAAAGCGATAGAATCTATTAAATACAGGGTCAGAAAAAAGCTGAATCTTGACTCAGGTATCAACCTAATGTTATTCTTTAATGAAATATAA
- a CDS encoding CPBP family intramembrane glutamic endopeptidase: protein MENSKYPKFTFTWIGGVVLVVGLFVGTMSVSLFSTFWKVVFKENLELKDWFFMVVNSVGFLTAIAFFDFFIVRRTIQKKLNFNLSSVNFSTYLLIFPMMAGMMFISEFIAAQIPTTGPFFGKFYEYFTQLMSQLTDSPVVMIIMTVIMAPIFEEIIFRGIIQKGLINKGVEPWKAILYASIIFGVVHGNPWQFISAVMLGCVLGLVYHKTKSLLMPILLHAFNNLILSLLVLYGKDESFAKVLNVSEWLVLAVGIVLFSSFYYLFMKKYKVHYAEM, encoded by the coding sequence ATGGAAAATAGCAAATATCCTAAGTTTACTTTTACATGGATTGGCGGTGTTGTTTTAGTGGTTGGATTATTTGTAGGAACAATGTCTGTTTCTTTATTCAGCACTTTTTGGAAAGTTGTTTTCAAAGAGAACCTTGAGCTTAAAGATTGGTTTTTTATGGTGGTGAATTCTGTAGGATTCCTTACTGCTATTGCGTTCTTCGATTTTTTTATTGTAAGACGTACTATCCAGAAGAAACTTAACTTCAATTTATCATCAGTCAATTTCTCTACCTATCTCCTCATTTTTCCGATGATGGCAGGGATGATGTTTATTTCTGAATTTATTGCCGCTCAGATCCCTACTACGGGTCCTTTTTTTGGTAAATTTTATGAATATTTTACCCAGCTGATGAGCCAGCTGACCGATAGCCCTGTGGTAATGATCATTATGACAGTGATTATGGCTCCGATTTTTGAGGAAATTATATTCAGAGGAATTATCCAGAAAGGATTGATTAATAAAGGAGTAGAGCCGTGGAAAGCGATATTGTATGCTTCCATTATTTTTGGAGTGGTCCATGGAAACCCATGGCAGTTTATCAGTGCAGTGATGCTGGGCTGTGTGCTGGGATTGGTATATCATAAAACAAAGTCTTTGCTGATGCCGATACTGCTGCATGCTTTTAATAATTTAATCCTATCCTTATTGGTACTGTACGGTAAAGATGAAAGCTTTGCAAAAGTTCTGAATGTTTCAGAATGGCTGGTGCTGGCCGTAGGAATTGTACTTTTCTCTTCATTCTACTACCTGTTTATGAAAAAGTATAAAGTACATTATGCTGAAATGTAA
- a CDS encoding TIGR02757 family protein yields MLKFEELRDFLNEKADQYNAPDFIENDPIQIPHRFSLKQDIEIAGFLAATISWGNRKSIINSADKMLDIMGNSPYDFVMNYSEKDHENIQDKSIHRTFNGQDFSYFIRQFNRIYKENDTLESLFKVKEEENNFLHAIERFRSGFLEAEKHRSHKHISSPYKNSSAKRIIMFLRWMVRKDKRGVDFGIWENIDQKNLSIPLDVHTGNISRKLGLVSRTQNDWKTVEELDIAIRKFDEKDPAKYDFALFGLGVTKELL; encoded by the coding sequence ATGCTGAAATTTGAAGAACTCAGAGATTTTCTCAACGAAAAAGCAGATCAGTACAATGCTCCCGATTTTATTGAAAATGACCCGATACAGATTCCGCATCGTTTTTCTTTAAAACAGGACATCGAAATTGCAGGATTTCTGGCAGCTACAATTTCCTGGGGAAACAGAAAGTCCATTATCAATTCTGCAGATAAAATGCTTGATATTATGGGGAATTCTCCTTACGATTTTGTGATGAATTATTCTGAAAAAGATCATGAAAATATTCAGGATAAGAGTATTCACAGAACGTTTAACGGACAGGATTTTTCCTATTTTATCAGACAGTTCAACAGGATTTATAAAGAAAATGATACTCTGGAAAGCTTGTTTAAAGTAAAAGAAGAAGAAAATAATTTTCTTCACGCCATAGAAAGATTCAGAAGTGGATTTTTGGAAGCAGAAAAGCATAGAAGCCATAAACATATCAGTTCACCTTACAAAAACTCATCTGCTAAGAGGATTATCATGTTTTTGAGGTGGATGGTGCGTAAAGATAAAAGAGGGGTAGACTTTGGAATCTGGGAGAATATAGATCAGAAAAACCTTTCTATTCCTCTGGATGTACATACCGGAAATATTTCCCGAAAACTGGGATTGGTTTCCAGAACACAAAATGACTGGAAAACGGTAGAAGAACTGGATATTGCCATCAGAAAATTTGATGAAAAAGACCCCGCAAAATATGATTTTGCATTGTTTGGATTAGGAGTAACCAAAGAACTGTTGTAA
- a CDS encoding DUF4349 domain-containing protein, giving the protein MKKFVLLVAVSGTFIMCKKADAAQDKINDAIHTADSAATVATETIGNASKTADKVLDSASIKIKDFENTKNDIQQKIEHTSKMVDSISDKIANTKLESKIEKKDSAEKKSEKIAAKVLAPKVIKETKIIYKDKPKNDSYELNIPKDKMVKSGYLVIRAENAETVKEIIREEANRNNGYIKSENLSYVESASPHGDDQKVYSLDIKVPIQHFDGLMNAINDNVGDIDTKDIQVSGRNYFDNTICTININISDQAKAETEPKTFGGKSLAAIESGWDVITSIFLFILPLWPVFLIAGIGYYFYKKKNTNIPNKDSH; this is encoded by the coding sequence ATGAAAAAGTTCGTATTACTCGTTGCTGTATCAGGTACTTTCATTATGTGTAAAAAAGCAGATGCTGCGCAGGATAAAATTAATGATGCCATACACACTGCGGACAGTGCTGCAACTGTTGCTACAGAGACCATTGGCAATGCCAGTAAAACCGCAGATAAAGTTCTGGATTCTGCCAGTATCAAAATAAAAGATTTTGAAAACACTAAAAATGACATTCAGCAAAAAATAGAGCATACTTCCAAAATGGTAGATTCTATATCTGATAAAATTGCCAATACAAAACTGGAATCCAAGATTGAGAAAAAGGATTCGGCGGAGAAGAAGTCTGAAAAAATTGCAGCAAAAGTTCTGGCGCCAAAAGTCATTAAAGAAACCAAGATCATTTATAAGGATAAACCTAAAAACGACAGCTATGAACTGAATATACCTAAAGATAAAATGGTAAAATCAGGATATCTTGTCATAAGAGCAGAAAACGCTGAAACCGTGAAGGAAATCATCAGAGAAGAAGCTAACAGAAATAATGGCTACATCAAAAGCGAAAATCTTTCTTATGTAGAATCTGCCAGCCCTCATGGAGATGATCAAAAAGTATACAGTCTTGATATTAAAGTTCCCATCCAGCATTTTGATGGTCTAATGAATGCAATCAATGATAATGTAGGAGATATTGATACTAAAGATATTCAGGTTTCTGGACGAAATTACTTTGACAATACCATCTGTACGATCAATATCAACATCAGTGATCAGGCTAAAGCAGAAACAGAACCTAAAACTTTCGGTGGAAAATCTTTAGCTGCCATTGAATCCGGCTGGGATGTTATCACCTCTATTTTCCTGTTTATTCTGCCTCTATGGCCTGTATTCTTAATTGCCGGTATTGGATACTATTTTTATAAAAAGAAGAATACAAACATTCCTAATAAAGATTCTCACTAA
- a CDS encoding helix-turn-helix transcriptional regulator: protein MNKIKELCSKINDTELEVCALIKLGLTTKEIAIATNSTYKAIESIKYRVRKKLNLDSGINLMLFFNEI, encoded by the coding sequence GTGAATAAAATCAAAGAACTGTGTTCTAAAATTAATGATACTGAACTGGAAGTTTGCGCTTTAATAAAGCTGGGGCTTACAACAAAAGAAATTGCCATAGCAACAAATTCTACCTATAAAGCGATAGAATCTATTAAATACAGGGTCAGAAAAAAGCTGAATCTTGACTCAGGTATCAACCTAATGTTATTCTTTAATGAAATATAA
- a CDS encoding acyl-CoA dehydrogenase, giving the protein MDFNLSEEQLMIQQAARDFAQNELLPGVIERDRDQKFPAEQVKKMGEMGLLGMMVDPKYGGAGMDSVSYVLAMEEIAKIDASAAVVMSVNNSLVCAGLEKFASEEQKVKYLTPLASGQVIGAFALSEPEAGSDATSQKTTAEDKGDYYLLNGIKNWITNGGTATYYIVIAQTDPEKKHKGINAFIVERGWEGFEIGLKEDKLGIRGSDTHSLIFNNVKVPKENRIGEDGFGFNFAMAVLNGGRIGIASQALGIASGAYELALKYAKTRKAFKTEIINHQAIAFKLADMATQITAARMLCFKAACEKDAGKDISESGAMAKLYSSQVAMDTTIEAVQIHGGYGYVKEYHVERLMRDAKITQIYEGTSEIQKIVISRSIAK; this is encoded by the coding sequence ATGGACTTTAATTTATCGGAAGAACAGCTGATGATTCAGCAGGCAGCAAGAGATTTTGCACAAAACGAATTATTACCGGGAGTGATTGAAAGAGACCGTGACCAGAAATTCCCTGCAGAACAGGTGAAGAAAATGGGAGAAATGGGACTTTTAGGAATGATGGTAGATCCAAAATACGGCGGCGCAGGTATGGACAGCGTTTCTTACGTGCTGGCGATGGAGGAAATTGCAAAAATAGATGCTTCTGCAGCTGTTGTAATGTCTGTAAACAACTCATTGGTTTGTGCCGGTCTTGAAAAATTTGCTTCTGAAGAGCAAAAAGTGAAATATCTTACTCCACTGGCAAGCGGGCAGGTAATCGGAGCATTTGCATTATCTGAGCCGGAAGCTGGTTCTGATGCTACTTCTCAGAAAACAACTGCTGAAGACAAAGGAGATTACTATCTTTTAAATGGAATCAAAAACTGGATCACCAATGGTGGTACAGCTACTTATTATATCGTAATTGCACAAACAGATCCTGAGAAAAAACACAAAGGAATCAATGCTTTCATCGTAGAAAGAGGTTGGGAAGGTTTTGAAATCGGTCTGAAAGAAGACAAATTAGGAATCAGAGGAAGTGATACACACTCTTTGATCTTTAACAATGTAAAAGTTCCAAAAGAAAACAGAATTGGTGAAGACGGATTCGGATTCAATTTTGCAATGGCTGTATTGAACGGAGGAAGAATCGGTATCGCTTCTCAGGCTTTAGGTATTGCTTCAGGGGCTTACGAATTGGCATTGAAGTATGCTAAAACAAGAAAAGCTTTCAAAACTGAAATCATCAACCACCAGGCTATCGCATTCAAATTGGCGGATATGGCTACTCAGATTACTGCAGCAAGAATGCTTTGCTTCAAGGCAGCATGTGAAAAAGATGCAGGAAAAGATATTTCTGAAAGCGGAGCTATGGCAAAACTATACTCTTCTCAGGTAGCAATGGATACTACTATTGAAGCAGTACAGATCCATGGTGGATACGGATATGTGAAAGAATACCACGTAGAAAGATTAATGAGAGATGCAAAAATCACTCAGATCTATGAAGGAACTTCTGAAATTCAGAAAATCGTGATCTCAAGAAGTATCGCAAAATAA
- a CDS encoding ribonuclease Z: MSTYLTILGFNSAIPTINTSPTAQLLEMEERLFLIDCGEGTQVQLRKAKARFSKINHIFISHLHGDHCFGLPGLIASFRLLGRENPLHVYGPKGIKKMLETIFQITETHRGFEVVYHELDKDYSEKIYEDNRIEVYTIPLDHRIYCNGYLFKEKPKDRHLNMKEIAKYSEIETCDYHNIKAGKDFVLSDGYVLKNEILTLEPAPSVSYAFCSDTRYLESVIPIIKNATVLYHESTFLHDLKEMADYTGHTTALEAATIAQKAQVEKLILGHFSNRYGDLTVFTDEAREIFPNTFLPKALESVKI, from the coding sequence TTGAGTACTTATTTAACAATATTAGGCTTTAATTCTGCTATTCCGACTATCAATACATCTCCCACAGCACAGCTGCTGGAAATGGAAGAAAGACTCTTCCTGATAGATTGTGGAGAAGGTACGCAGGTGCAGCTGAGAAAAGCAAAAGCAAGATTTTCAAAAATCAATCATATTTTTATTTCACATCTTCATGGAGATCACTGCTTCGGGCTTCCGGGGCTTATTGCTTCTTTCCGTCTTTTAGGAAGGGAAAATCCTCTTCATGTATACGGTCCTAAAGGGATTAAAAAGATGCTGGAAACCATTTTTCAGATTACGGAAACCCACCGTGGTTTTGAAGTGGTATATCATGAATTGGATAAAGATTATTCAGAAAAAATATATGAGGATAATAGGATAGAAGTGTATACTATTCCTTTGGATCACAGGATTTACTGCAACGGTTATCTTTTTAAAGAAAAACCGAAAGACAGGCATCTGAACATGAAAGAAATTGCCAAGTACAGCGAGATTGAAACCTGCGATTATCATAACATAAAAGCAGGAAAAGACTTTGTACTGAGTGATGGCTATGTGCTTAAAAATGAAATTCTGACGCTTGAGCCGGCTCCGTCTGTATCTTATGCATTTTGCAGTGATACCCGCTATCTTGAAAGTGTCATTCCGATTATTAAAAATGCAACGGTTCTTTATCATGAATCCACATTTTTGCATGATCTGAAGGAAATGGCAGATTATACAGGGCATACCACGGCACTGGAAGCGGCTACCATTGCTCAGAAAGCTCAGGTTGAAAAGCTGATTTTAGGGCATTTTTCTAACAGATATGGAGATCTGACTGTATTTACCGATGAAGCAAGAGAGATTTTTCCCAATACATTTTTGCCAAAAGCATTGGAGAGTGTAAAGATTTAA
- a CDS encoding DUF1003 domain-containing protein — translation MKKYNEKTEVLEKIADSITSWIGSIQSLIVHTLLFLTSFLLPMLNIVDFDKMLLILTTVLSLEAIYLAIFIQMSVNKSHEKIEDIQEDIEDIQEDIEEISEDIEEISEDIEEINEDIEDIQEDIEEISEDIEEINEDEDEEDHNERAKNVILKSNVSSNKNEIKALKDIISQLQGEIDQLKKEDK, via the coding sequence ATGAAAAAATATAACGAAAAAACAGAAGTTCTTGAAAAAATTGCAGACAGCATTACATCATGGATTGGATCTATTCAGTCTTTGATTGTGCATACCCTGTTGTTTCTTACATCATTTTTGCTTCCGATGCTGAATATTGTAGATTTTGATAAGATGCTTCTTATTCTGACAACGGTACTTTCTCTGGAAGCCATTTATCTGGCCATTTTCATTCAGATGTCTGTTAATAAAAGCCATGAGAAAATTGAAGATATCCAGGAAGATATTGAGGATATTCAGGAGGATATTGAAGAAATCAGCGAGGATATTGAGGAAATTAGTGAAGACATCGAAGAGATTAATGAAGATATAGAAGATATTCAGGAAGATATTGAGGAGATCAGTGAAGATATTGAAGAAATTAATGAAGACGAAGATGAAGAAGACCACAATGAAAGAGCGAAAAATGTAATTCTAAAGAGTAATGTAAGCTCAAACAAGAACGAAATAAAAGCCTTAAAAGATATTATCTCTCAGCTGCAGGGTGAGATTGATCAATTGAAAAAAGAGGATAAATAA
- a CDS encoding AMP-dependent synthetase/ligase gives MTIKRLFDIPHYALEKYPKTDMFVTKYQGEWKKTSTQEFINEGNKISRGLLKLGIKPGDKIALITTNSRTEWAIMDFGLSQIGVVSVPVYPSISPEDYEFIFNNAEIQYCFVSDKELLGKVMKVKHNIPTLQGIFTFDNISGAANWREILDLGKDESTQIEVDDLSNAINTEDLATIIYTSGTTGRPKGVMLTHNNIVSNILGAIPRIPKKRGFDYKDARALSFLPICHIFERMLFYLYQYNGFSLYFAESIEKMGENVKEVKPHYMTVVPRLVEKVYDKIYNTGSSAGGLKSKIFFWALNLISKKKVISRPSGLQEIIADKLVFSKWREGLGGEIVTLVSGSAALSTRLNLMFQNAGIPILEGYGLTETSPVISVNSFDKMKVGTVGIPLDNLKVKIQEDGEITVKGPSVFKGYFQNEEMTKEAFTEDGFFKTGDIGHIDSDGFLQITDRKKEMFKTSGGKYIAPQTIENLAKASKFIEQIMVVGDGEKMPCALVQPDFEFAKNWALRNNLNIGSTPEEIAKSTELKQRIEKEIEGINEHLGNWEKIKKIELTPEVWSIESGLLTPTLKLKRKAVKEKFIALYNKMYDHHD, from the coding sequence ATGACGATCAAGAGATTATTCGATATACCGCACTATGCTTTAGAAAAATATCCTAAAACAGATATGTTTGTAACAAAGTATCAGGGTGAGTGGAAAAAAACTTCTACCCAGGAGTTTATTAATGAGGGAAATAAGATATCCAGAGGATTGCTGAAACTGGGCATAAAGCCTGGTGACAAAATCGCTTTAATTACTACCAATTCCCGTACAGAATGGGCTATTATGGATTTCGGACTTTCTCAGATAGGGGTGGTATCCGTACCGGTTTATCCAAGTATTTCTCCTGAAGATTATGAGTTTATCTTCAATAATGCTGAAATTCAGTACTGTTTTGTTTCTGATAAAGAGCTGTTGGGTAAAGTGATGAAAGTAAAGCATAATATCCCGACTTTACAGGGAATTTTTACTTTTGATAATATCAGCGGTGCTGCCAACTGGAGAGAAATTCTGGATCTGGGTAAGGATGAATCTACACAAATTGAAGTAGATGACCTTTCCAATGCGATCAATACTGAAGATCTTGCCACTATTATCTATACTTCCGGAACTACGGGAAGACCTAAAGGGGTCATGCTTACCCATAATAATATAGTATCTAACATTTTAGGGGCTATCCCGAGGATTCCCAAAAAGAGAGGTTTCGATTATAAAGATGCGAGAGCTTTAAGCTTCCTTCCTATCTGCCATATTTTCGAAAGAATGCTGTTTTATCTTTACCAGTACAATGGTTTTTCTCTTTATTTTGCTGAAAGCATCGAGAAAATGGGCGAAAACGTAAAAGAAGTGAAGCCTCATTATATGACTGTTGTACCAAGACTGGTAGAAAAAGTATATGATAAAATCTACAATACAGGGTCCTCCGCCGGAGGATTGAAATCCAAAATCTTCTTCTGGGCTTTGAACTTAATTTCCAAAAAGAAAGTAATCTCCAGACCATCCGGACTTCAGGAAATAATTGCAGATAAATTGGTATTTTCTAAATGGAGAGAAGGTTTAGGCGGCGAAATTGTAACGTTGGTTTCAGGATCTGCGGCATTGTCTACAAGACTTAACCTGATGTTCCAAAACGCCGGTATTCCTATTTTGGAAGGATATGGTTTAACAGAAACATCCCCTGTAATTTCCGTAAACAGCTTTGATAAAATGAAAGTGGGAACTGTAGGGATTCCATTGGATAACTTAAAGGTTAAGATTCAGGAAGATGGTGAAATTACCGTAAAAGGTCCGTCCGTATTCAAAGGATATTTCCAGAATGAAGAAATGACGAAAGAAGCCTTTACAGAAGACGGATTCTTTAAAACAGGAGATATAGGCCATATCGACAGTGATGGATTTTTACAGATCACCGACCGTAAGAAAGAAATGTTCAAGACATCCGGTGGAAAATATATTGCTCCCCAGACGATTGAAAATTTAGCAAAAGCTTCCAAATTCATTGAACAGATCATGGTTGTAGGCGACGGCGAGAAAATGCCATGTGCTTTAGTACAGCCGGATTTTGAATTTGCTAAAAACTGGGCGTTGAGAAACAATCTGAATATCGGTTCTACACCGGAAGAAATTGCCAAAAGCACTGAACTGAAACAAAGAATTGAAAAAGAGATTGAAGGCATCAATGAACATCTTGGAAATTGGGAGAAAATCAAAAAAATTGAGCTTACTCCTGAAGTTTGGAGCATTGAAAGCGGATTGCTTACTCCCACTTTAAAACTGAAAAGAAAAGCGGTAAAAGAGAAATTTATTGCTTTATACAATAAAATGTATGATCATCATGATTAA